A part of Desulfofundulus salinus genomic DNA contains:
- a CDS encoding beta-ketoacyl-ACP synthase III, with the protein MSKEILPVGIWGTGIYVPERVLTNVDLERMVDTSDEWIRTRTGIRKRHIAADHEAASDLAVRAARQAMENAGVTGEEIDLIIVSTNSPDMLFPATACLVQHALGAKKAGAFDVQAGCTGFIYALACGSQFIAARAARTVLVIGTEVLSRLVNWQDRNTCVLFGDGAGAVVMGPVPEGYGILATRLGADGSGGPLLSLPAGLSRYPASEETLAKKQHFIHMNGREVFKFAVKVMEESCQEVLQAAGLDTPELDFLIPHQANTRIIEAAAKRLGLPLERVWINVDRYGNTSAASIPLALHEALEAGRIQDGDHVVLVAFGAGLTWGATLLRWYDYRSKPLRRETDNHHPHEAL; encoded by the coding sequence ATGTCCAAAGAAATTTTGCCCGTGGGAATTTGGGGCACGGGCATTTATGTGCCTGAACGGGTGCTTACCAATGTGGATTTGGAGCGTATGGTGGACACCAGTGACGAATGGATCCGCACCCGCACGGGCATCCGGAAAAGACATATTGCCGCGGATCACGAGGCGGCTTCCGACCTGGCCGTTCGGGCCGCCCGGCAGGCCATGGAGAATGCCGGGGTTACCGGGGAGGAAATTGATTTAATTATCGTCTCTACCAACAGTCCAGACATGCTGTTCCCGGCAACGGCCTGTCTGGTGCAGCATGCCCTGGGGGCAAAAAAGGCCGGGGCTTTTGATGTTCAGGCGGGGTGCACCGGCTTTATATACGCCCTGGCCTGCGGCAGCCAGTTTATCGCCGCCCGGGCGGCCAGAACCGTTCTGGTCATTGGTACGGAAGTCCTGAGCCGCCTGGTGAACTGGCAGGATCGCAACACTTGCGTCCTCTTTGGTGACGGCGCCGGGGCAGTGGTTATGGGGCCGGTTCCGGAGGGCTATGGCATCCTGGCCACCCGTCTGGGTGCGGATGGGTCAGGGGGGCCGCTTTTATCCCTTCCGGCGGGGCTTTCCCGTTACCCGGCATCAGAGGAAACACTGGCAAAAAAACAGCACTTTATACATATGAATGGCCGGGAAGTATTTAAGTTTGCCGTCAAGGTGATGGAGGAGAGCTGCCAGGAGGTTTTGCAGGCAGCCGGTCTGGATACGCCAGAGCTGGATTTTTTGATTCCCCACCAGGCCAACACCCGTATTATCGAGGCTGCCGCTAAAAGGCTGGGCCTGCCTTTAGAGCGGGTATGGATCAATGTGGACCGTTACGGTAATACTTCCGCCGCTTCTATTCCCCTGGCTTTGCACGAGGCCCTGGAGGCGGGGCGGATCCAGGACGGCGATCACGTGGTGCTGGTGGCCTTTGGCGCAGGTCTCACCTGGGGAGCCACCCTGCTACGCTGGTATGATTATCGATCAAAACCTTTGAGAAGGGAGACGGATAACCATCATCCGCACGAAGCTTTGTGA
- the fabK gene encoding enoyl-[acyl-carrier-protein] reductase FabK: MIRTKLCDLLGIEYPIIQGGMAWVSTAELAAAVSEAGGLGIIGSGQAPPEWVREQVRLARKLTSKPFGVNVMLRSPYVDEVMQVLLEERVPVITTGAGNPGKYLTGLQAAGIRVIPVVASVALARRLARSGVDALIAEGMESGGHVGELCTFPLVPQIVDAVGIPVIAAGGIYDGRGLAAALMLGAQGVQMGTRFMCAAECTIHPAVKEMVIKARDRDTVVTGRPTGHPVRVLRNKLSKQFEELESRCAPPEELEKLGIGKLRAAMVDGDVEYGSVMAGQVSAMVREIQPAREIVLEVVRGAAALLSDASRWVVSGK; the protein is encoded by the coding sequence ATCATCCGCACGAAGCTTTGTGATTTGCTGGGAATCGAATATCCCATCATCCAGGGTGGGATGGCCTGGGTTTCCACCGCTGAACTGGCGGCCGCAGTTAGTGAGGCCGGCGGGTTGGGAATCATTGGTTCCGGCCAGGCTCCCCCGGAATGGGTGCGGGAGCAGGTACGCCTGGCCCGAAAACTGACGTCCAAACCCTTCGGGGTAAATGTTATGTTACGCTCGCCTTATGTAGACGAAGTGATGCAGGTGCTTTTGGAGGAACGGGTTCCGGTAATTACCACCGGGGCGGGCAACCCGGGCAAATATCTGACCGGCCTGCAGGCGGCGGGCATCCGGGTAATTCCGGTGGTGGCTTCGGTGGCCCTGGCCAGGCGCCTGGCCAGAAGCGGTGTGGACGCCCTTATTGCCGAGGGCATGGAGAGCGGCGGCCATGTGGGTGAGCTTTGCACTTTCCCCCTGGTCCCGCAAATTGTGGACGCGGTGGGTATTCCCGTCATTGCCGCCGGCGGTATTTACGACGGCCGGGGTCTGGCAGCCGCCCTCATGCTGGGGGCGCAGGGTGTACAAATGGGTACCCGTTTCATGTGCGCGGCGGAGTGTACCATTCATCCAGCCGTAAAGGAGATGGTGATTAAGGCCAGGGACCGGGATACAGTGGTCACCGGCCGGCCCACAGGCCACCCTGTGCGGGTATTACGCAATAAATTGAGTAAACAATTCGAAGAACTGGAAAGCCGCTGCGCCCCGCCGGAAGAACTGGAGAAACTGGGCATAGGGAAACTGCGGGCGGCCATGGTTGACGGCGATGTGGAATACGGTTCGGTAATGGCCGGACAGGTGTCGGCCATGGTGCGGGAAATTCAGCCCGCCCGGGAAATCGTCCTGGAAGTGGTGCGGGGTGCGGCAGCCCTGTTGTCGGACGCATCCCGGTGGGTGGTGTCCGGGAAATGA
- the fabD gene encoding ACP S-malonyltransferase, protein MKLAFIFPGQGSQYVGMGRQMYECFPVARRTFEEADASLGFTLSRLCFEGPAEELQHTMNAQPAILTVSVACLRVLREKGVVPDVAAGHSLGEYSALVAAGAITFADAVKIVRKRGQFMQEAVPLGAGGMMAVLGLDVPTVEEICRRASDAGVVEAVNLNCPGQVVIAGEMQALERACVLAKEAGARRCVPLAVSAPFHSSLMRPAGEKLARELEQVAMADLRFPVVANVTADFVTSKEEVKRLLVQQVYSPVRWEESMRRLIAGGVQAFIEVGPGTVLCGLLRKIDRQVHCWSVQDPESLEKVLACLKEVS, encoded by the coding sequence ATGAAGCTGGCCTTTATCTTCCCCGGCCAGGGGTCGCAGTATGTGGGTATGGGCCGTCAGATGTACGAGTGCTTCCCGGTTGCCCGGCGCACTTTTGAAGAGGCCGACGCCTCTTTGGGCTTTACCTTAAGCCGCTTATGTTTTGAAGGCCCGGCAGAGGAACTGCAGCATACCATGAATGCCCAGCCGGCCATCCTCACGGTAAGTGTGGCCTGTTTACGGGTGCTCCGGGAAAAAGGGGTAGTACCGGACGTGGCTGCCGGCCACAGCCTGGGGGAATACAGCGCCCTGGTGGCGGCGGGGGCCATAACCTTTGCCGATGCGGTAAAAATAGTGCGCAAGCGGGGCCAGTTCATGCAGGAGGCGGTACCCCTGGGAGCCGGGGGGATGATGGCCGTCCTCGGACTGGATGTTCCAACGGTCGAAGAGATCTGTCGCCGGGCATCCGATGCCGGGGTGGTGGAAGCGGTCAACCTCAACTGTCCGGGCCAGGTGGTCATTGCCGGGGAAATGCAGGCTCTGGAACGGGCCTGTGTGCTGGCCAAAGAAGCGGGAGCCAGGCGTTGCGTTCCCCTGGCCGTAAGCGCTCCCTTCCACTCCAGCTTGATGCGCCCGGCCGGGGAGAAACTGGCCCGGGAGCTGGAGCAGGTGGCCATGGCCGATCTCCGGTTTCCCGTGGTGGCCAATGTTACGGCCGACTTCGTGACCTCCAAAGAGGAGGTAAAAAGGCTCCTGGTGCAGCAGGTTTACAGCCCCGTGCGCTGGGAGGAAAGCATGCGGCGGCTCATTGCCGGCGGCGTCCAGGCCTTTATCGAGGTGGGTCCCGGGACGGTGCTCTGCGGCCTGTTGCGCAAGATTGACCGTCAGGTACACTGCTGGTCGGTCCAGGATCCGGAGTCCCTGGAAAAAGTCCTTGCATGCCTTAAGGAGGTTAGCTAA
- the fabG gene encoding 3-oxoacyl-[acyl-carrier-protein] reductase → MLLDGKKAIVTGASRGIGRAIALALARAGADVVVNFNGQAAAAEEVVTRIREMGRQAVTCQADVSVPSEAAKLVNVAAEQLGGLHILVNNAGITRDNLVMRMADEDWDRVLDVNLKGAFNTIKAASRLMMKARWGRIINISSVVGITGNAGQASYAASKAGLIGLTKAVAKELGSRNITVNAVAPGFILTDMTGSLSGAVREKMLSRVALGRFGQPEEVAAAVVFLASDAAGYITGQTIVVDGGLTI, encoded by the coding sequence ATGTTACTTGACGGTAAAAAGGCCATTGTTACCGGTGCTTCCCGGGGCATCGGCCGGGCCATTGCCCTGGCTTTGGCCCGGGCCGGGGCGGACGTGGTGGTGAATTTTAACGGTCAGGCCGCCGCCGCCGAGGAAGTAGTTACCCGGATCCGGGAGATGGGCCGGCAGGCGGTAACCTGCCAGGCGGATGTTTCCGTGCCTTCCGAGGCGGCAAAACTGGTTAATGTGGCCGCCGAGCAACTGGGCGGACTGCATATCCTGGTGAACAACGCCGGCATCACCCGGGATAACCTGGTGATGCGCATGGCGGATGAAGATTGGGACCGGGTGCTGGACGTAAATTTAAAGGGTGCTTTTAACACCATCAAGGCAGCTTCCCGGTTGATGATGAAAGCCCGCTGGGGCCGCATTATCAACATCAGTTCGGTGGTCGGCATCACGGGCAACGCCGGCCAGGCCAGTTACGCCGCCAGCAAGGCCGGGCTCATCGGTCTGACCAAAGCGGTGGCTAAAGAACTGGGCTCCCGGAACATTACCGTTAACGCGGTGGCACCGGGGTTTATCCTTACCGATATGACCGGCTCCCTTTCCGGGGCCGTCAGGGAAAAGATGTTAAGCCGGGTGGCACTGGGCCGTTTCGGGCAGCCTGAAGAGGTAGCCGCGGCAGTGGTTTTCCTGGCCAGCGATGCTGCGGGGTATATTACCGGGCAAACCATTGTCGTTGACGGCGGTCTAACTATATAG
- the acpP gene encoding acyl carrier protein encodes MSVFEKVKAIIVEQLGVDESEVTMEASFIEDLGADSLDIVELVMALEEEFDLTIPDEDAEKIRTVGEAVRYIQEHL; translated from the coding sequence TTGTCCGTTTTTGAGAAGGTTAAAGCCATCATTGTGGAACAGTTGGGGGTAGATGAATCAGAAGTGACCATGGAAGCCTCCTTCATTGAGGATTTGGGGGCTGACTCCCTGGACATTGTGGAACTGGTGATGGCCCTGGAAGAGGAATTTGACCTGACTATTCCCGATGAGGATGCGGAGAAGATCCGCACTGTGGGTGAGGCCGTCAGATATATTCAGGAGCATTTATAA
- the fabF gene encoding beta-ketoacyl-ACP synthase II has translation MSNRVVVTGVGIISPVGTGVKDFWANITAGKSGVGPITRFDASAYDTRFAAEVKDFDPTRYIDKKEARRMDRFTQFALAATNMALEDAGLDLEQVNRDRVGVILGSGIGGIETLEEQHQVLLKRGPGRVSPFFIPMMIANMGAGQIAITHRLRGCNLTVTSACASSNHAVGDAFRLLQWGHADIVITGGSEAPITPLSVAGFSAMKALSTRNDEPEKASRPFDAGRDGFVIGEGAAILILETLEHAQGRKARIYAEVAGYGTSCDAYHITAPDPEGSGASLSMELALKDAGLPPEKVDYINAHGTSTPLGDRLETVAIKRVFGDHAYRLAVSSTKSMTGHLLGAAGGLEAVVCVLAIYHGVIPPTINYEEPDPECDLDYVPNQARKAPVEVALSNSFGFGGHNATLIFRKLQG, from the coding sequence TTGTCCAATAGAGTTGTGGTAACCGGTGTGGGCATAATATCCCCGGTGGGTACTGGTGTGAAGGACTTTTGGGCCAATATTACGGCGGGGAAAAGCGGCGTAGGGCCCATTACCCGCTTTGACGCCAGTGCCTACGATACCCGCTTTGCCGCCGAGGTAAAGGATTTTGACCCCACCCGGTACATAGACAAAAAAGAAGCACGGCGCATGGATCGCTTTACCCAGTTTGCCCTGGCCGCCACGAACATGGCCTTAGAAGATGCCGGTCTTGACCTGGAACAGGTGAACAGGGACCGGGTCGGTGTTATTTTGGGCTCGGGCATTGGCGGTATTGAGACACTGGAAGAGCAGCACCAGGTCCTTCTTAAACGCGGCCCGGGACGGGTGAGCCCCTTTTTCATCCCCATGATGATTGCCAATATGGGAGCAGGCCAGATTGCCATTACCCACCGGCTGCGGGGTTGTAATTTAACTGTCACCAGTGCCTGTGCCTCCAGCAATCATGCCGTGGGTGACGCCTTTCGCCTGCTCCAGTGGGGCCATGCGGATATAGTAATCACCGGCGGCAGCGAGGCGCCCATCACTCCGCTGTCGGTGGCGGGTTTTTCAGCGATGAAGGCCCTTTCCACCCGTAATGACGAGCCGGAGAAGGCAAGCCGGCCCTTTGATGCCGGGCGGGACGGTTTTGTCATTGGTGAAGGGGCGGCCATCCTGATCCTGGAGACCCTGGAGCACGCTCAAGGACGAAAGGCCCGCATTTACGCCGAGGTGGCGGGTTACGGTACCAGCTGTGACGCCTACCACATTACGGCGCCCGATCCCGAGGGCAGCGGGGCGTCTTTATCCATGGAATTGGCCCTCAAAGATGCCGGCCTGCCGCCGGAAAAGGTGGATTATATCAATGCCCACGGTACCTCCACCCCTCTGGGAGACCGGCTGGAGACAGTGGCCATTAAACGTGTCTTTGGTGATCACGCTTACCGGCTGGCCGTCAGTTCCACCAAGTCCATGACCGGCCACCTCCTGGGGGCGGCGGGTGGCCTGGAGGCGGTCGTCTGCGTGCTGGCTATTTACCACGGGGTGATCCCCCCAACCATCAATTACGAGGAACCGGATCCGGAATGCGACCTGGATTACGTACCCAACCAGGCCCGGAAGGCGCCCGTGGAGGTTGCCTTAAGCAACTCCTTTGGTTTCGGGGGACATAACGCCACCCTTATATTCCGCAAGCTTCAAGGCTAA